In Paenibacillus sonchi, a single genomic region encodes these proteins:
- a CDS encoding glycosyltransferase family 2 protein: protein MTMTSIIIPTYNRLSLLSSCVEAVREYTELPYEIIVIDNASTDGTDAYCRENKLTFISLPQNRGFPAACNLGMQLASGDELLLLNNDVIVSQGWLTHLKNALYSAPDVGIVGPVTNYASGRQQISVPYTDISGFHAEAERLGLRGPSEWIGTQRLVGLCFLFKRELLDTIGLLDERYSPGHYEDDDYCYRARLRGYRLLIAGNCLVHHEGSASFKEVYSSRLQELVERNRRIFMDKWHADPAEFI from the coding sequence ATGACAATGACCAGTATTATTATTCCAACCTATAACAGGCTTAGCTTGCTCAGCTCCTGTGTGGAAGCGGTCAGAGAATACACTGAATTACCCTATGAAATAATTGTGATCGACAATGCTTCAACCGATGGAACAGACGCTTATTGCCGCGAGAACAAGCTGACCTTTATTTCTCTTCCCCAGAACCGGGGATTCCCTGCGGCTTGCAATCTGGGCATGCAACTGGCCTCGGGCGATGAACTGCTGCTGCTGAACAATGATGTTATAGTATCGCAAGGCTGGCTTACCCATTTGAAAAACGCCTTGTACAGTGCGCCGGACGTCGGCATCGTAGGACCTGTAACGAACTATGCCAGCGGGCGCCAGCAGATTAGTGTGCCGTATACAGATATTTCCGGATTTCACGCCGAGGCGGAGAGGCTGGGTCTTCGGGGACCGTCTGAATGGATCGGAACCCAGCGTCTGGTCGGCTTGTGCTTTTTATTTAAAAGAGAGCTGTTGGACACCATCGGCTTACTGGATGAGCGGTATTCGCCGGGACACTATGAAGACGATGATTACTGCTACCGCGCCCGGCTGCGGGGCTACCGTCTGCTTATTGCCGGGAATTGCCTGGTGCATCATGAAGGAAGTGCCAGCTTTAAGGAGGTTTACTCCTCACGGCTGCAGGAGCTGGTGGAACGCAATCGCAGGATTTTTATGGATAAATGGCACGCAGATCCGGCAGAGTTCATCTGA
- a CDS encoding glycosyltransferase family 2 protein codes for MTAAKLDPGASSRPKANTSSIRRSEAKARRASLASRGGAPTPGQGRSAAAMVKTAGAAPARRTGTGGTAGKRRVAQAGAAARTVVRRSAAAGSPAARQAAGKDARPEERASASASREAELLLPKLRGSLSVIISARNEERTLPGLLKQVQRLNPAEIIVVLNGCTDNSYGLARMFKQATVVHCPESAGHDVGRALGAKLSRGDILLFLDGDMVIPASQLAVFASAVDGGVDVALNDLDALLPPFALSDDVTRCKLYLNSVLGRNDLGVSSMTAVPHALSRRALERIGYRELTVPPKAQALSIIEQLRVEKAGRVDVIKHNRLRQGNTGAGNAMEQLIAGDHAEALLRVLMHRNAGGMISAEILQEQRRQLAAWRNGI; via the coding sequence ATGACAGCAGCTAAGCTCGATCCTGGGGCCAGCTCCCGGCCTAAGGCTAATACATCTTCCATCCGCCGCTCTGAAGCCAAAGCGCGGCGGGCTTCACTTGCCTCCCGCGGGGGAGCGCCCACGCCAGGCCAAGGCAGATCTGCCGCCGCCATGGTCAAGACGGCGGGAGCTGCGCCTGCCCGCCGGACGGGGACGGGCGGCACCGCCGGCAAGCGCAGGGTTGCCCAAGCTGGTGCCGCCGCCCGAACCGTGGTCCGGCGGAGCGCTGCCGCCGGCAGCCCTGCCGCCAGGCAAGCGGCAGGCAAGGACGCGCGCCCGGAGGAGAGGGCTTCTGCTTCCGCCTCCCGCGAAGCAGAGCTTTTGCTGCCGAAACTTCGCGGCTCGTTGTCGGTAATTATCTCGGCGCGCAATGAGGAGCGCACGCTGCCGGGGCTGCTGAAGCAGGTGCAGCGCCTGAATCCGGCGGAGATCATCGTTGTGCTGAACGGGTGCACCGATAACAGCTACGGCCTTGCCCGGATGTTCAAGCAGGCCACAGTGGTGCATTGTCCGGAATCTGCGGGGCATGATGTAGGGCGGGCGCTTGGGGCCAAGCTCAGCCGGGGCGACATCCTGCTGTTCCTGGATGGGGACATGGTCATTCCGGCTTCACAGCTGGCTGTTTTTGCTTCGGCTGTGGACGGTGGTGTGGATGTCGCACTGAATGACCTGGATGCGCTGCTGCCTCCGTTCGCCTTAAGCGATGATGTCACACGCTGCAAACTATATCTGAACAGTGTTCTCGGCAGAAACGACCTGGGGGTCAGCTCGATGACTGCTGTCCCCCATGCCCTGTCGCGGCGGGCTCTGGAGCGGATCGGCTACCGTGAGCTGACGGTTCCGCCCAAAGCGCAGGCTCTCTCGATCATAGAGCAGCTGAGAGTGGAGAAAGCAGGGAGGGTGGACGTCATCAAGCATAACCGACTACGCCAGGGAAACACAGGAGCCGGCAATGCTATGGAGCAACTGATCGCCGGAGATCATGCGGAAGCGCTGCTCAGGGTGCTCATGCACCGTAACGCCGGAGGGATGATCTCCGCTGAAATCCTGCAGGAGCAGCGGCGGCAATTGGCAGCTTGGAGGAACGGAATATGA